In the genome of Nocardioides seonyuensis, one region contains:
- the cobT gene encoding nicotinate-nucleotide--dimethylbenzimidazole phosphoribosyltransferase gives MDSLTPPSAAIAATAAERLAGLATPPGALGRLGELGVWLCAAQGACPPEPLDDVRLVVFAGDHGVAQHGVSAYPPAVTAAMVSTIVAGRAGVSALAQAHGVHVRVLDVSVDGDVPGLPPEVSAHKLRRSSGALHLTDALSPTDTAAAFELGRRVAREEISAGAQLLMSGDLGIGNTTPAACLVAAALGLGADEVVGRGTGIDDATWAHKRDVVAAALVRAGDRVDDPLETLTAMGSADLAATVGFLVAAAESGVPVLLDGLMSVACALTADRVAPGAAAWFVAGHRSTEPAQAHALKALGLEPLLDLGMRLGEGSGAVAAVPMLRSAVAVMRDVALLSEIL, from the coding sequence ATGGACTCCTTGACGCCGCCTTCTGCCGCCATCGCCGCCACTGCCGCCGAGAGGTTGGCCGGACTTGCCACTCCGCCGGGGGCCCTGGGTCGCCTCGGCGAGCTCGGCGTCTGGCTGTGCGCCGCGCAGGGAGCGTGCCCGCCCGAGCCGCTCGACGACGTACGGCTCGTCGTGTTCGCGGGCGACCACGGCGTCGCCCAGCACGGGGTGTCTGCCTACCCTCCGGCCGTCACCGCCGCCATGGTCAGCACGATCGTCGCGGGCAGGGCCGGGGTCAGCGCGCTCGCGCAGGCCCATGGAGTGCACGTCCGGGTCCTCGACGTCAGTGTCGACGGCGACGTTCCCGGCCTGCCCCCCGAGGTCAGTGCCCACAAGCTGCGGCGCTCCTCCGGAGCACTGCACCTGACCGATGCGCTCTCCCCCACCGACACTGCAGCGGCGTTCGAGCTGGGTCGCCGGGTCGCGCGCGAGGAGATCTCTGCCGGCGCCCAGCTGCTCATGTCCGGCGATCTCGGCATCGGGAACACCACCCCGGCGGCGTGCCTGGTGGCTGCAGCGCTCGGCCTCGGGGCCGACGAGGTCGTGGGGCGCGGGACCGGCATCGACGACGCCACCTGGGCCCACAAGCGCGACGTCGTCGCGGCTGCGCTGGTCCGCGCCGGCGACCGCGTGGACGACCCCCTGGAGACGCTGACCGCGATGGGCAGCGCCGACCTCGCTGCGACCGTCGGGTTCCTCGTCGCTGCGGCCGAGTCCGGAGTCCCCGTCCTGCTCGACGGACTCATGTCGGTCGCTTGTGCCCTCACCGCCGACCGTGTCGCCCCGGGCGCTGCGGCGTGGTTCGTCGCAGGTCACCGCTCGACCGAGCCGGCGCAGGCACACGCCCTCAAGGCGCTCGGGCTCGAGCCGCTGCTCGACCTGGGGATGCGGTTGGGCGAGGGCTCGGGCGCGGTGGCTGCCGTGCCGATGCTGCGCTCGGCGGTCGCCGTGATGCGCGACGTCGCGCTGCTGTCAGAGATCTTGTGA
- a CDS encoding 2'-5' RNA ligase family protein — translation MPGHSVLQLPVAALEDWVVARTGHYDTGFVSADPRFAHAHITALGPFDPSPDESTLTRIEGIAAATPPIATRLAELAQFPSGIIHLRPDPDLELRALTDRLVEAFPQFVPYGGRFGPRVDPHLTLDAASEVVSIDSTRRLLGGLVPVSCTLTTLQLAWWESGACHVMAEWELGASPRLGPAWQDQRHG, via the coding sequence GTGCCCGGCCACTCCGTCCTGCAGCTCCCGGTCGCCGCGCTGGAGGACTGGGTGGTGGCCAGGACCGGGCACTACGACACCGGTTTCGTCTCCGCCGACCCGCGTTTCGCCCACGCGCACATCACCGCGCTCGGCCCGTTCGACCCGAGCCCGGACGAGTCGACCCTGACGCGGATCGAGGGGATCGCCGCTGCGACACCGCCCATCGCGACCCGACTCGCCGAGCTCGCGCAGTTCCCCAGCGGCATCATCCACCTGCGACCCGACCCGGACCTCGAGCTGCGCGCACTCACCGATCGGCTCGTGGAGGCCTTCCCCCAGTTCGTGCCGTACGGCGGGCGCTTCGGCCCCCGGGTCGACCCGCACCTGACGCTGGACGCCGCGAGCGAGGTGGTGTCGATCGACTCCACCAGGCGGCTCCTGGGTGGGCTCGTCCCGGTCTCGTGCACGCTCACGACGCTCCAGCTGGCGTGGTGGGAGTCGGGGGCGTGCCACGTGATGGCCGAATGGGAGCTCGGAGCGTCCCCGCGGTTGGGCCCGGCATGGCAGGATCAGCGACATGGCTGA
- a CDS encoding GNAT family N-acetyltransferase has product MSDSVTRSTTSDQFEVHVDEKSVGRLQFVDHDPGNGEPVQRVLFHTEVDEAYGGRGLAGKLVGEALDATRAEGLQAVAVCAYVKKFVSSRPEYDDLVVPATPEALAAVPGR; this is encoded by the coding sequence ATGAGCGACTCGGTGACCAGGTCAACCACGTCCGACCAGTTCGAGGTCCACGTCGACGAGAAGTCGGTGGGTCGTCTGCAGTTCGTCGACCACGACCCCGGCAACGGGGAGCCAGTCCAGCGCGTGCTGTTCCACACCGAGGTCGACGAGGCCTACGGCGGCCGCGGGCTGGCCGGGAAGCTCGTGGGCGAAGCACTCGACGCGACACGCGCTGAGGGCCTCCAGGCGGTGGCCGTCTGCGCCTACGTGAAGAAGTTCGTCTCCTCGCGACCGGAGTACGACGACCTCGTCGTCCCCGCGACCCCGGAGGCGCTGGCCGCCGTGCCGGGGCGGTGA
- the ctlX gene encoding citrulline utilization hydrolase CtlX encodes MSAQAPSTVILIRAEKFTPNPATAADNAFQADVPAGQSDDVTSAKALAEMDALADALREAGVRVHVFADEDHTRPDSVFPNNWLSTHAGGYVAVYPMYASNRRHERRHDVLEMLKSSYRVQSIIDYSGLEPDGVFLEGTGAMVLDHVSRVAYTARSYRADTAVLERFCTDFNYEPMAFDAIDSAGVPVYHTNVIACVGTDVAMFALEMIPDVRRRAQVRERLSVNGRKVVELTEAQVREFAGNAVELCGRTPDGRRRYIMAMSARARRSLRPDQVAAIEESCEIVAVDIPTIELAGGSVRCMIAGVHLDRRPEEHELTEAVEAINEDHPVTPDGRYVAMADA; translated from the coding sequence GTGAGCGCACAAGCACCTTCCACCGTCATCCTGATCCGCGCCGAGAAGTTCACCCCGAACCCGGCCACAGCCGCTGACAACGCCTTCCAGGCGGACGTGCCCGCGGGGCAGTCCGACGACGTCACCTCGGCCAAGGCTCTGGCCGAGATGGACGCCCTCGCCGACGCGCTCCGCGAGGCGGGCGTGCGGGTGCACGTCTTCGCCGACGAGGACCACACGCGCCCCGACAGCGTCTTCCCCAACAACTGGCTCTCGACCCACGCCGGGGGCTACGTCGCGGTATACCCCATGTACGCCTCCAACCGCCGCCACGAACGCCGCCACGACGTGTTGGAGATGCTCAAGTCCAGCTACCGCGTGCAGTCGATCATCGACTACTCCGGCCTGGAGCCCGACGGCGTCTTCCTCGAGGGCACCGGTGCGATGGTGCTCGACCACGTCTCGCGGGTGGCCTACACCGCGCGCAGCTACCGGGCCGACACAGCCGTCCTGGAGCGGTTCTGCACCGACTTCAACTACGAGCCGATGGCCTTCGACGCGATCGACTCCGCCGGGGTGCCGGTCTACCACACCAACGTCATCGCCTGCGTCGGCACCGACGTCGCCATGTTCGCGCTGGAGATGATCCCCGACGTCCGACGGCGTGCCCAGGTTCGAGAGCGGCTGTCCGTCAACGGGCGCAAGGTCGTCGAGCTCACCGAGGCGCAGGTCCGTGAGTTCGCGGGCAACGCCGTGGAGCTGTGCGGCCGCACCCCGGACGGCCGACGCCGCTACATCATGGCGATGTCGGCACGTGCTCGCCGCAGCCTGCGCCCGGACCAGGTCGCGGCCATCGAGGAGTCCTGCGAGATCGTGGCCGTCGACATCCCGACGATCGAGCTGGCTGGTGGGTCGGTGCGGTGCATGATCGCGGGCGTGCACCTCGACCGCAGGCCCGAGGAGCACGAGCTCACGGAGGCGGTCGAGGCGATCAACGAGGACCACCCGGTCACCCCCGACGGTCGCTACGTCGCCATGGCAGACGCCTGA
- a CDS encoding cation:proton antiporter, producing MSGVDLAYLVAGVTLVLALIVPTLVQRVAISSPIVLLAIGLLLGLSPITDGMPLDMREHRAVIEHVTELAVLMALMGVGLAIDRPLRLRDAASLRTWSPTWRLLAIAMPLSVLGVAALGLVGGLSLPLAVLLGAALSPTDPVLASDVQVGGPDVEAGGDVPAEDAGPDEGGGHEERSEVRFALTSEAGLNDGLAFPFVYAALVLAAEGSGMSRLAEWVGFHLVLRVLVGVAVGVLVGFLLGKLYFRRKSELTRIAERGAPLLALAALLTSYGAAEVLQGYGFLAVFACAMTLRAAERNHPHHRNMHDMIARLELLLTLLALLYLGIALGHGLLGELTWWGAAIGLALVFVIRPLAGWVALSAWPRPAAEPGGLTRAERGAVAFFGVRGIGSIFYLAYAVGVLQTTVEAWLWATVAFTIVLSVVVHGVLATPVMRRIEAQEEARR from the coding sequence GTGTCAGGCGTAGACCTGGCCTACCTCGTCGCGGGGGTCACGCTGGTCCTGGCCCTGATCGTGCCGACGCTGGTGCAGCGCGTCGCGATCTCCTCGCCCATCGTGCTGCTCGCCATCGGGCTCCTCCTGGGCCTGTCACCGATCACCGACGGCATGCCGCTCGACATGCGGGAGCATCGCGCGGTCATCGAGCACGTCACCGAGCTCGCCGTCCTGATGGCCCTGATGGGCGTGGGCCTGGCGATCGACAGACCGCTGCGGCTCAGGGACGCGGCGAGCCTGCGCACCTGGTCGCCCACGTGGAGGCTGCTGGCGATCGCCATGCCGCTCTCGGTCCTCGGCGTCGCAGCCCTCGGGCTCGTCGGCGGGCTCTCGCTGCCCCTCGCCGTGCTGCTCGGCGCAGCGCTCTCCCCCACCGATCCCGTCCTGGCCTCGGACGTCCAGGTCGGCGGCCCCGACGTCGAGGCAGGCGGCGACGTGCCCGCGGAGGACGCCGGCCCCGATGAGGGCGGCGGCCACGAGGAACGCAGCGAGGTGCGATTCGCGCTCACCTCGGAAGCCGGGCTCAACGACGGCCTCGCCTTCCCGTTCGTCTACGCCGCCCTGGTCCTGGCCGCAGAGGGCAGCGGCATGTCGCGCCTGGCCGAGTGGGTCGGCTTCCACCTGGTCCTCCGCGTGCTCGTGGGCGTGGCCGTCGGAGTCCTGGTCGGCTTCCTGCTCGGGAAGCTGTACTTCCGACGGAAGTCCGAGCTCACCAGGATCGCCGAGCGCGGCGCTCCGTTGCTCGCGCTCGCAGCGCTGCTGACGTCGTACGGCGCGGCAGAGGTGCTGCAAGGCTACGGATTCCTGGCCGTCTTCGCCTGCGCGATGACGCTGCGCGCAGCCGAGCGCAACCACCCGCACCATCGCAACATGCACGACATGATCGCCCGCCTGGAGCTGCTGCTGACCCTGCTGGCGCTGCTCTACCTCGGGATCGCCCTCGGTCACGGGTTGCTCGGCGAGCTCACGTGGTGGGGTGCTGCCATCGGGCTCGCACTCGTCTTCGTGATCAGGCCGCTGGCCGGGTGGGTGGCGCTCTCGGCCTGGCCCCGGCCTGCTGCGGAGCCCGGCGGACTCACCCGCGCCGAGCGCGGCGCGGTCGCGTTCTTCGGCGTCCGCGGCATCGGTTCGATCTTCTACCTGGCCTACGCCGTCGGGGTCCTCCAGACGACGGTGGAGGCGTGGCTGTGGGCGACCGTGGCGTTCACGATCGTGCTCTCGGTCGTGGTGCACGGAGTGCTCGCCACGCCCGTCATGCGCCGGATCGAGGCACAGGAGGAGGCGCGTCGCTGA
- a CDS encoding SDR family oxidoreductase, translating to MSEESQQRPAQQQEPPGIQSRMDPEPDCGEDSYQGHGRLTDKVAVITGADSGIGRAVAIAYAREGADVVISYLEEHDDAADTARYVEEAGRRAVVVAGDLSDPQHCRDLIARTVEELGRVDVLVCNAAYQMTRESLEEIPDEEWDHTIATNLSAMFHLCKAAVPHMGSGSSIIGSSSVNSDNPNPTLAPYAATKAAIANFCASLAQMLGKQGIRVNSVAPGPVWTPLIPSTMPPEKVAEFGADTPLGRAGQPAELAPVYVLLASDEGSYVSGARVAVTGGRPVL from the coding sequence ATGAGCGAGGAATCCCAGCAGCGGCCAGCCCAGCAACAGGAGCCGCCCGGCATCCAGTCCCGGATGGACCCGGAGCCGGACTGCGGTGAGGACAGCTACCAGGGGCACGGGCGCCTCACCGACAAGGTGGCGGTCATCACCGGAGCAGACAGTGGCATCGGCCGCGCGGTGGCGATCGCCTACGCCCGGGAGGGCGCCGACGTCGTCATCTCCTACCTGGAGGAGCACGACGACGCCGCCGACACCGCGCGCTACGTGGAGGAGGCCGGCCGTCGCGCCGTCGTGGTCGCGGGCGACCTCTCCGACCCCCAGCACTGCCGTGACCTGATCGCCCGGACCGTCGAAGAGCTCGGCCGCGTCGACGTGCTCGTGTGCAACGCGGCCTACCAGATGACCAGGGAGTCGCTGGAGGAGATCCCGGACGAGGAGTGGGACCACACGATCGCCACGAACCTGTCGGCGATGTTCCACCTGTGCAAGGCCGCCGTGCCACACATGGGATCGGGCTCCTCGATCATCGGCAGCTCGTCGGTCAACTCCGACAACCCCAACCCCACCCTCGCGCCGTACGCCGCCACCAAGGCGGCCATCGCCAACTTCTGTGCCAGCCTCGCCCAGATGCTGGGCAAGCAGGGGATCCGCGTCAACAGCGTCGCCCCCGGGCCGGTGTGGACGCCCCTCATCCCCTCGACGATGCCACCGGAGAAGGTCGCGGAGTTCGGGGCCGACACGCCGTTGGGACGTGCCGGCCAGCCGGCCGAGCTCGCGCCGGTCTACGTGCTCCTCGCCTCCGACGAGGGCAGCTACGTGTCCGGCGCTCGGGTGGCGGTCACCGGCGGGCGGCCGGTCCTGTGA
- a CDS encoding catalase has product MAEKSDGLTGAAKSMTSKAAQAAGKVADKAEKLMEPPVPGAPGSEPPSLEEPTEPREPLPPKPDQGAPDRRTPTGADTDVPAEAMGQQGAYLTTAQGARLRDTDHSLKAGPRGPTLLQDHHLREKVMHFDHERIPERVVHARGAGAHGVFEGYGAADDLCRAAFLGKGVETPVFVRFSTVLGSRGSADTVRDTRGFATKFYTAEGTFDLVGNNMPVFFIQDGIKFPDIVHAAKPHPDREIPQAQSAHDTFWDFVSLHTEAQHHTMWNMSDRGIPRSYRTMEGFGVHTFRLVNAEGATTLVKFHWKPRLGVHSLTWEEAQMLNGIDPDFHRRDLYDAIEAGAFPQWELGIQAFPDTPEQTFEGIDLLDPTKFVPEEIAPVQPIGLMTLNANPTNFFAESEQVAFHVGHLPPGIDVTDDPLLQARLFSYLDTQLNRFGSANFGQIPINRPHAPVNDMLRDGYMQQGVHAGAAPYRPNSLDGGCPFHAGTDTAFLDVPVQVPAASKVREAPASFADHFSQARLFWRSMTTVEQEHIVRAYTFELGKCYEQAVKERQLRALAAIDADLCAQVALGLGLPAPAPDATEVLDMDPSPALSQVGRSWPLDGRTVGIVVDADGDLEGVDAARRAVLAAGMVPLVIAARGGEVGGTTVQRTFLTARSVEYDAVLVAGAPAPAPDAMPLRDAKSGADSTGALDPRVVLLLSEAWRHAKAIGAWGAGREALGALGIEADQPGVALGDDVDAVVADLFEAMGLHRAWERFMVEA; this is encoded by the coding sequence ATGGCAGAGAAGTCCGACGGGCTCACCGGAGCCGCGAAGAGCATGACGTCGAAGGCCGCGCAGGCGGCCGGCAAGGTCGCCGACAAGGCAGAGAAGCTGATGGAGCCCCCGGTGCCCGGAGCCCCTGGCAGCGAGCCACCGAGCCTCGAGGAGCCGACCGAGCCCCGCGAGCCACTGCCCCCGAAGCCCGACCAGGGGGCACCCGACAGGAGGACCCCCACCGGGGCGGACACCGACGTCCCGGCGGAGGCGATGGGCCAGCAGGGCGCCTACCTCACGACCGCCCAGGGTGCGCGGCTCCGTGACACCGACCACTCCCTCAAGGCGGGGCCCCGCGGACCGACGCTCCTCCAGGACCACCACCTGCGCGAGAAGGTCATGCACTTCGACCACGAGCGCATCCCCGAGCGCGTCGTCCACGCCCGTGGTGCGGGCGCCCACGGTGTCTTCGAGGGGTACGGCGCGGCGGACGACCTCTGTCGGGCCGCGTTCCTCGGCAAGGGCGTCGAGACCCCGGTCTTCGTCCGCTTCTCGACGGTCCTGGGCTCCCGCGGATCGGCCGACACGGTGCGCGACACCCGCGGGTTCGCGACGAAGTTCTACACCGCGGAGGGCACGTTCGACCTCGTCGGCAACAACATGCCCGTGTTCTTCATCCAGGACGGCATCAAGTTCCCCGACATCGTCCACGCGGCCAAGCCCCACCCCGACCGGGAGATCCCGCAGGCGCAGAGCGCCCACGACACGTTCTGGGACTTCGTCTCCCTGCACACCGAGGCCCAGCACCACACGATGTGGAACATGTCCGACCGCGGCATCCCGCGTTCCTACCGGACGATGGAGGGCTTCGGGGTCCACACGTTCCGCCTCGTCAACGCCGAGGGCGCCACGACGCTGGTGAAGTTCCACTGGAAGCCCCGGCTCGGGGTCCACTCCCTGACGTGGGAGGAGGCGCAGATGCTCAACGGGATCGACCCCGACTTCCACCGCCGTGACCTCTACGACGCCATCGAGGCGGGCGCGTTCCCCCAGTGGGAGCTGGGCATCCAGGCCTTCCCCGACACGCCGGAGCAGACGTTCGAGGGCATCGACCTGCTCGATCCCACCAAGTTCGTGCCCGAGGAGATCGCGCCGGTGCAGCCGATCGGGCTGATGACGCTGAACGCCAATCCCACCAACTTCTTCGCCGAGAGCGAGCAGGTCGCCTTCCACGTGGGACACCTGCCGCCGGGGATCGACGTGACCGACGACCCGCTCCTGCAGGCCCGGCTGTTCTCCTACCTGGACACGCAGCTGAACCGGTTCGGCAGCGCGAACTTCGGCCAGATCCCGATCAACCGGCCGCACGCCCCCGTCAACGACATGCTGCGCGACGGCTACATGCAGCAGGGCGTGCACGCCGGCGCGGCGCCGTACCGCCCCAACTCCCTCGACGGCGGCTGCCCCTTCCACGCCGGCACCGACACCGCGTTCCTCGACGTGCCGGTGCAGGTGCCGGCCGCCTCGAAGGTGCGGGAGGCCCCGGCCTCGTTCGCCGACCACTTCAGCCAGGCGCGGCTCTTCTGGCGCAGCATGACGACCGTCGAGCAGGAGCACATCGTCCGCGCCTACACCTTCGAGCTCGGCAAGTGCTACGAGCAGGCGGTCAAGGAGCGCCAGCTTCGCGCGCTGGCCGCCATCGACGCCGACCTGTGCGCCCAGGTGGCCCTCGGGCTGGGACTTCCTGCTCCGGCGCCCGACGCGACCGAGGTGCTCGACATGGATCCCAGCCCCGCGCTGTCGCAGGTCGGACGGAGCTGGCCGCTGGACGGCCGCACGGTCGGGATCGTCGTCGACGCCGACGGTGATCTCGAGGGCGTAGACGCCGCCCGCCGCGCCGTCCTCGCGGCGGGGATGGTGCCACTGGTCATCGCGGCTCGCGGCGGCGAGGTGGGCGGAACCACGGTCCAGCGCACCTTCCTCACAGCGCGCTCCGTCGAGTACGACGCCGTGCTCGTCGCGGGTGCTCCCGCGCCGGCGCCGGATGCGATGCCACTGCGCGACGCCAAGAGCGGTGCCGATTCGACCGGAGCGCTCGACCCGAGGGTCGTGCTGCTCCTCTCCGAGGCGTGGCGGCACGCCAAGGCGATCGGGGCCTGGGGTGCTGGCCGGGAAGCGCTCGGCGCGCTCGGGATCGAGGCGGACCAGCCGGGCGTCGCCCTCGGTGACGACGTCGACGCGGTCGTCGCGGACCTGTTCGAGGCCATGGGGCTACACCGGGCGTGGGAGCGCTTCATGGTCGAGGCCTGA
- a CDS encoding 5'-3' exonuclease H3TH domain-containing protein, whose amino-acid sequence MPEPLSPVPRLLLAVDAPSLLHRQHHARKGTRLLDRSGRPAWALHGMVRQIIESIDAFSPDAVVFGLDDRSGSLRRERYPDYKAGRAPKDPELVDQLERSGALLDALGLATLTPAGLEADDVNASAAAWATQNGWECVIVTSDRDAFAHISDDTRVLRLIDGGIHGSPLLTRRSLHAMYGVSADNYLAYAALRGDASDNLPGVTGIGEKSAALLLEVAGSMEAVWADLEHDQGRSLVEALDGWAAETGARRLGAGAVRRLSATGARERYEFNLALMAGREDLELGLTPDVPGSPGLLPLDPERVRRVMDFLGVAATTELALKVLTATPASTATTWD is encoded by the coding sequence ATGCCCGAGCCACTCAGCCCCGTGCCCAGGCTGCTGCTCGCCGTCGACGCGCCGTCGCTGCTGCACCGGCAGCACCACGCCCGCAAGGGCACGCGGCTCCTGGATCGTTCGGGACGCCCGGCGTGGGCCCTGCACGGCATGGTGCGCCAGATCATCGAGTCGATCGACGCCTTCTCGCCCGACGCGGTGGTCTTCGGTCTCGACGACCGCAGCGGGTCGCTGCGTCGGGAGCGCTACCCCGACTACAAGGCCGGCCGCGCACCCAAGGACCCCGAGCTCGTGGACCAGCTCGAGCGATCCGGTGCCCTCCTCGACGCCCTGGGTCTGGCCACCCTCACCCCCGCGGGCCTGGAGGCCGACGACGTCAACGCCTCGGCGGCCGCCTGGGCGACGCAGAACGGGTGGGAGTGCGTCATCGTGACCTCCGACCGCGACGCCTTCGCGCACATCAGCGACGACACCCGGGTGCTGCGCCTGATCGACGGCGGCATCCACGGCTCTCCCCTCCTCACCCGCCGCAGCCTGCACGCGATGTACGGCGTCTCGGCCGACAACTACCTCGCCTACGCCGCACTCCGCGGCGACGCGAGCGACAACCTCCCGGGCGTCACCGGGATCGGCGAGAAGTCCGCGGCACTGCTCCTGGAGGTCGCCGGCTCCATGGAGGCCGTGTGGGCGGACCTCGAGCACGACCAGGGCCGCTCGCTGGTGGAGGCGCTCGACGGCTGGGCGGCCGAGACGGGAGCGCGCCGCCTCGGCGCTGGTGCCGTACGACGTCTCAGCGCCACCGGCGCGCGCGAGCGCTACGAGTTCAACCTCGCCCTCATGGCCGGCCGCGAGGATCTCGAGCTGGGGCTCACGCCCGACGTCCCGGGCTCCCCCGGGTTGTTGCCGCTCGACCCCGAGCGCGTCCGCCGGGTGATGGACTTCCTCGGCGTCGCGGCCACCACCGAGCTCGCCCTCAAGGTGCTCACCGCCACCCCGGCATCCACTGCCACCACGTGGGACTGA
- a CDS encoding GNAT family N-acetyltransferase, translating into MRLEEVSRYAESLPRVKRKGTASRPAWYVDDRLVMRLHDPDTLVIRVPLSERESLLERYPDCFGVPPRMEAHHKVEAYLHRAEPAAVRTAIDLAWEMQHYEARLAERASEVRCPTSRRLAGRTRNPLIAWSASARKRSTRHRQGLPHRIGPMHPIDNLPAGLTTRALTLDDAPAVLSVIAAEEVVDLGEPEMTLEDVVADWRRPSYDITASTVGVFDGDRLVAYGDLSDADVAYTAVLPSYQGRGIGTALARWLQATARAAGSTRIGTQVPQGSAAERLMRDLGYEERWTAWDLELPPDREISARPLPEGFTIRDDAEADRESAWKLIEDCFLEWSERERMSMADFGAKVWGRPGFEPWNLRLLTTADGDVVGATHVFLAGDGGYVARIAVRPDHRGRGLAPAMLVDAFRLAREHGAVRCYLSTDTRAGARGLYEKVGMEVASTWVNLAVTL; encoded by the coding sequence GTGAGACTGGAAGAGGTTTCCCGCTACGCCGAGTCGCTCCCCCGGGTCAAGCGCAAGGGAACGGCGTCGCGTCCTGCGTGGTACGTCGACGACCGCCTGGTCATGCGCCTGCACGACCCCGACACGTTGGTGATCCGGGTTCCGCTCAGTGAGCGAGAGTCGCTGCTCGAGCGCTATCCGGACTGCTTCGGCGTGCCGCCTCGAATGGAGGCACACCACAAGGTCGAGGCCTATCTCCATCGAGCAGAGCCTGCCGCTGTGCGCACGGCCATCGACCTCGCATGGGAGATGCAGCACTACGAGGCGAGGCTCGCGGAGCGGGCATCCGAGGTCCGGTGCCCCACGTCCCGACGCCTGGCTGGCCGCACACGCAACCCATTGATTGCGTGGAGTGCCTCTGCGCGCAAGCGGTCCACAAGACACCGGCAAGGCCTTCCGCACAGAATCGGACCCATGCACCCCATCGACAACCTGCCTGCCGGCCTGACCACCCGCGCCCTCACCCTCGACGACGCCCCGGCGGTGCTGTCCGTCATCGCCGCCGAGGAGGTCGTCGACCTCGGCGAGCCCGAGATGACGCTCGAGGACGTGGTGGCCGACTGGCGGCGACCCAGCTACGACATCACCGCGAGCACGGTCGGTGTCTTCGACGGAGACCGGCTCGTCGCCTACGGCGACCTGAGCGATGCCGACGTTGCCTACACGGCGGTGTTGCCGTCCTACCAGGGCCGCGGGATCGGTACGGCGCTCGCGCGCTGGTTGCAGGCGACCGCGCGCGCCGCCGGCTCCACGCGGATCGGGACGCAGGTACCGCAGGGATCGGCGGCGGAGCGGCTGATGCGGGATCTCGGCTACGAGGAGCGCTGGACGGCGTGGGACCTCGAGCTGCCACCGGACCGCGAGATCAGTGCTCGTCCGCTGCCGGAGGGTTTCACCATCCGCGACGATGCCGAGGCCGACCGGGAATCCGCCTGGAAGCTCATCGAGGACTGCTTCCTCGAGTGGTCCGAGCGCGAGCGGATGAGCATGGCGGACTTCGGTGCCAAGGTGTGGGGACGGCCCGGCTTCGAGCCGTGGAACCTGCGCCTCCTCACCACCGCCGACGGGGACGTGGTCGGTGCGACGCACGTGTTCCTCGCCGGCGACGGCGGCTACGTCGCCAGGATCGCCGTACGCCCGGACCACCGTGGCCGGGGCCTGGCTCCTGCCATGCTCGTCGACGCCTTCAGGCTCGCCCGCGAGCACGGAGCCGTCCGCTGCTACCTCTCCACGGACACCCGCGCCGGCGCGCGCGGGCTCTACGAGAAGGTCGGCATGGAGGTCGCCTCCACCTGGGTGAACCTCGCCGTCACGCTCTGA
- a CDS encoding DUF2975 domain-containing protein has product MSKWATRALRAVIAIALVGSVVVQVGMVALLWLDTDEPPTGIGVSLVVIGVLGVLMLQVVAVCIWRLLTMVGRGTVFSHAAFRYVDMVIAAIGAAAVLAFSVAVVARFANHATPGDEVAPGLVGLICGLALVVAGVALVVYVMRTLLAQAVALDSETKALKSELDEVI; this is encoded by the coding sequence ATGAGCAAGTGGGCAACCAGGGCGCTGAGGGCGGTCATCGCCATCGCGCTGGTCGGGTCGGTGGTGGTGCAGGTGGGCATGGTCGCGCTGCTCTGGCTCGACACGGACGAGCCGCCGACCGGCATCGGAGTCTCGCTCGTGGTGATCGGCGTCCTGGGCGTCCTGATGCTGCAGGTCGTCGCCGTGTGCATCTGGCGGCTGCTCACGATGGTGGGCAGGGGGACGGTGTTCTCCCACGCCGCCTTCCGGTACGTCGACATGGTCATCGCCGCGATCGGTGCCGCCGCGGTGCTGGCATTCTCGGTCGCCGTGGTGGCCAGGTTCGCCAACCACGCGACGCCCGGTGACGAGGTGGCCCCGGGTCTCGTGGGCCTGATCTGCGGACTCGCCCTCGTGGTCGCAGGCGTCGCACTCGTGGTCTACGTGATGAGGACGCTGCTCGCGCAGGCCGTCGCGCTGGACTCCGAGACCAAGGCGCTCAAGTCCGAGCTGGACGAGGTGATCTGA
- a CDS encoding helix-turn-helix domain-containing protein, with protein sequence MPIIVDVDVMLAKRKMAVGTLAEQVGITPANLAVLKNGRAKAVRFTTLEALCEALDCQPGDLLRWEP encoded by the coding sequence GTGCCGATCATCGTCGACGTCGACGTGATGCTCGCCAAGCGCAAGATGGCGGTCGGCACGCTCGCCGAGCAGGTCGGGATCACCCCCGCCAACCTCGCCGTGCTCAAGAACGGCCGGGCCAAGGCCGTGCGCTTCACCACCCTCGAGGCGTTGTGCGAGGCGCTCGACTGCCAGCCCGGCGACCTCCTGCGCTGGGAGCCCTAG